The following proteins come from a genomic window of Paenibacillus swuensis:
- a CDS encoding Ger(x)C family spore germination protein gives MKPIKRCGLLLLACSVLLMTGCWDRREINDVGFVLATAVDLEDDGKYRVTVQISLPGQMGGASGGGGGTGGDKSYYIDSDTGKTVGDAINKMQNRMSRFMTTSHVRVNIIGEELAKKEGIVNIFASMGRGTEFRLSSYMIIAKGKGYDLLNAEPKFERFPAEALRELVKPLQITVKDVADSMSIEGQDSMIPYMGVVESQKGAKPSKEISFEGYALFDQGKMTGNLSGGNAVALGFLTNRRVAFTTLQITKDESIELFVTGGRLKIKSKLVRNKPEFDIHASAAVTIVENESMMDVTHQSNNRKIEEKLSKQFEVKMTQMLAQLQENKSDAVGFGRVISREFPGEWKRMKNNWKEQGFPNSKFHVHVSTNITRSGLISENIVKKEPKL, from the coding sequence ATGAAACCAATTAAACGATGTGGACTGCTTCTTCTGGCTTGTTCCGTTCTTCTGATGACGGGCTGTTGGGACCGCAGAGAAATTAATGATGTCGGGTTTGTGCTTGCTACCGCAGTTGACCTCGAAGATGACGGGAAATACCGTGTAACGGTCCAAATCTCACTTCCGGGTCAGATGGGCGGAGCTTCGGGCGGAGGCGGCGGGACCGGGGGAGACAAGAGCTATTACATCGATTCGGATACGGGAAAGACCGTAGGCGACGCCATCAATAAAATGCAAAATCGGATGTCCCGATTCATGACAACGTCTCATGTCCGTGTAAACATCATTGGTGAAGAACTTGCCAAAAAAGAAGGAATTGTAAATATATTCGCATCTATGGGGAGAGGTACAGAATTCCGCCTGTCTTCCTACATGATTATCGCCAAAGGCAAGGGATACGATCTGCTGAATGCGGAGCCCAAATTCGAACGGTTCCCCGCGGAGGCTTTGCGCGAGCTCGTCAAGCCATTGCAAATCACGGTGAAAGACGTTGCGGATTCCATGAGTATTGAAGGTCAAGACAGCATGATTCCATATATGGGAGTGGTTGAATCGCAGAAAGGAGCAAAGCCGTCCAAAGAAATCTCCTTTGAGGGATACGCCTTGTTCGACCAAGGGAAGATGACAGGTAATCTGAGCGGCGGAAACGCTGTCGCGCTCGGCTTTCTTACCAATCGGCGTGTTGCGTTCACAACGCTGCAAATTACCAAAGACGAAAGTATTGAACTGTTCGTAACCGGAGGCAGACTCAAGATTAAATCCAAATTGGTCAGAAATAAACCGGAGTTCGATATTCACGCATCCGCTGCCGTTACCATTGTGGAGAACGAAAGTATGATGGACGTAACTCATCAATCCAACAACCGGAAAATTGAGGAAAAATTAAGTAAACAATTTGAAGTGAAAATGACCCAAATGCTTGCGCAGTTACAAGAAAACAAATCGGATGCCGTTGGTTTTGGTCGAGTCATCTCACGTGAATTTCCCGGAGAATGGAAGCGTATGAAGAATAATTGGAAAGAACAGGGCTTCCCCAATTCTAAATTTCATGTGCATGTTTCAACCAACATTACCCGTTCCGGACTCATTTCAGAAAATATTGTAAAAAAGGAGCCGAAACTGTGA